A stretch of the bacterium genome encodes the following:
- a CDS encoding AAA family ATPase translates to MKEPYKNIVVAGDVGAGTTTLAKALAKELGWEFESAGSFFRDYAIKNSIPLWDKESVPDEVDKKVDAEMTERLKTGEHLVLDTHYAGWFTRDEPSVFKILLLCDRQIATERMLKRKHTHEETPETIEKRRQGLYAKFKKLYSDEPYEDPKFYDLVIDTGKNSPAETLAITLKNFHYVKKDW, encoded by the coding sequence ATGAAAGAACCTTACAAAAATATTGTTGTTGCCGGAGACGTTGGCGCTGGAACTACTACCCTAGCCAAGGCTCTAGCCAAAGAACTTGGCTGGGAGTTTGAATCGGCGGGAAGTTTTTTTCGTGATTACGCAATCAAAAACAGCATTCCTCTCTGGGACAAAGAATCTGTTCCTGATGAGGTCGACAAAAAAGTGGATGCGGAAATGACCGAAAGATTAAAAACTGGGGAGCACCTAGTTCTTGATACTCACTACGCTGGTTGGTTTACACGAGATGAGCCAAGCGTTTTCAAGATCTTGTTGCTTTGTGATCGACAGATTGCTACAGAGAGGATGCTGAAGAGAAAACACACTCACGAAGAAACCCCAGAAACGATTGAGAAAAGAAGACAAGGTTTGTACGCAAAATTCAAAAAACTCTACAGTGATGAGCCCTACGAAGATCCGAAATTTTATGATTTGGTGATTGATACTGGAAAAAACTCTCCCGCCGAGACTCTCGCGATTACCCTAAAGAATTTTCACTACGTGAAAAAAGATTGGTAG